Within the Serratia sp. UGAL515B_01 genome, the region TTACTGCGACTCCAAAGGGCTTTATTCTGCTCGCAAAGCGATCATGCAGCACTATCAGGCACGCAACATGCGCGACGTTACGGTTGAGGATATCTACATTGGCAACGGCGTATCTGAATTGATTGTGCAATCCATGCAGGCACTGCTTAACGCGGGTGATGAGATGTTAGTCCCTGCTCCAGACTATCCCTTGTGGACAGCAGCGGTTTCTCTTTCCAGCGGTAAGGCTGTGCACTATATCTGTGACGAAGAAGCGGGCTGGTTCCCTGACCTGGATGATATTCGTAGTAAAATCACTCCACGTACCCGTGGTATTGTGATTATCAATCCGAATAACCCGACCGGTGCGGTCTACAGCAAAGCATTACTGGAACAGATCGTTGAGATTGCTCGTCAACATGACCTGATCATTTTTGCTGATGAAATCTACGATAAGATCCTTTACGACGACGCCGAACACCACTCCATCGCTACACTGGCACCCGACTTGCTAACTGTCACGTTCAATGGTTTGTCAAAAACCTATCGCGTCGCCGGTTTCCGCCAGGGTTGGATGGTGCTCAATGGACCAAAGAAACATGCTAAAGGCTACATTGAAGGGCTGGAAATGCTGGCTTCGATGCGTCTGTGCGCCAACGTACCCATGCAGCATGCAATCCAAACGGCACTCGGGGGATATCAAAGCATCAGCGAATTTATCCAGCCGGGTGGTCGTCTGTATGAACAGCGCGAGCGTACTTGGCAGCTGCTGAACGATATTCCTGGCGTTTCTTGTGTGAAACCGATGGGGGCGCTCTATATGTTCCCGCGCATCGACGCCAAACGTTTTAACATCCGTGACGACCAGAAAATGGTACTGGATTTGCTGTTGCAGGAAAAAGTTCTTCTGGTACAAGGCAGTGCATTCAACTGGCCGCATCCTGATCACGTGCGCATTGTGACTCTGCCACGTGTGGATGAACTTGAAATGGCGGTGGGGAAACTGGGCCGCTTCCTCGAAACCTACTGCCAATAATGTTTAAAGGCGCAGTTCGCTGCGCCTGCATCGCGCACAAATCGCTTTGCATAACCCGCCTACACTGCTCACAATAACCGTCTCCACTAGCCGTTATCTAAAGGGAACACTATGAGCCAAAGCCACTTTTTTGCCCATTTGTCACGTTTAAAGCTGATCAGTCGCTGGCCACTGATGCGCAACGTGCGAACCGAAAATGTTTCTGAGCACAGTCTGCAAGTTGCATTTGTTGCCCATGCGTTAGCGGTGATCAAGAACCGCAAGTTTAACGGGAATCTGAACGTTGAGCGCGTTGCACTGCTGGCAATGTACCATGATGCCAGCGAAGTACTTACGGGAGATATGCCAACGCCCATCAAGTATTACAATCCGCAGATTGCCCACGAATACAAGAAAATAGAAAAAATTGCCCAACAAAAATTGTTGGAGATGATCCCGAAAGAGTTACAAAACGATTTCCGCCCGATCCTCGACGAGCACTATTACAGCGAGGATGAAAAACTGATTGTGAAACAAGCAGATGCTCTTTGCGCCTATCTGAAATGTCTCGAGGAATTGTCGGCTGGCAATAATGAATTCAAGCTGGCAAAAGCACGTCTCGAGAAGACCCTCAAACTGCGTCATAGCCCGGAAATGGACTATTTTATGGACG harbors:
- the yfbR gene encoding 5'-deoxynucleotidase; the protein is MSQSHFFAHLSRLKLISRWPLMRNVRTENVSEHSLQVAFVAHALAVIKNRKFNGNLNVERVALLAMYHDASEVLTGDMPTPIKYYNPQIAHEYKKIEKIAQQKLLEMIPKELQNDFRPILDEHYYSEDEKLIVKQADALCAYLKCLEELSAGNNEFKLAKARLEKTLKLRHSPEMDYFMDVFVPSFSLSLDEISIDSPL
- a CDS encoding pyridoxal phosphate-dependent aminotransferase translates to MSPIEKSSKLDNVCYDIRGPVLKEAKRLEEEGNKVLKLNIGNPAPFGFEAPDEILVDVIRNLPTAQGYCDSKGLYSARKAIMQHYQARNMRDVTVEDIYIGNGVSELIVQSMQALLNAGDEMLVPAPDYPLWTAAVSLSSGKAVHYICDEEAGWFPDLDDIRSKITPRTRGIVIINPNNPTGAVYSKALLEQIVEIARQHDLIIFADEIYDKILYDDAEHHSIATLAPDLLTVTFNGLSKTYRVAGFRQGWMVLNGPKKHAKGYIEGLEMLASMRLCANVPMQHAIQTALGGYQSISEFIQPGGRLYEQRERTWQLLNDIPGVSCVKPMGALYMFPRIDAKRFNIRDDQKMVLDLLLQEKVLLVQGSAFNWPHPDHVRIVTLPRVDELEMAVGKLGRFLETYCQ